A window of Cyclopterus lumpus isolate fCycLum1 chromosome 14, fCycLum1.pri, whole genome shotgun sequence contains these coding sequences:
- the p2rx1 gene encoding P2X purinoceptor 1 isoform X1, producing MKSQITNTVSDFFFEYETPRQVLVRNRKVGVVCRLIQLVVLAYIIGWVFIYEKGYQSTDKAVSSVFTKMKGVGYTNISGKERVWDVADYVFPPQGDSSFVVMTNYIITEGQEMGKCPELTGKHSCSSDSDCEGGSFKRTGHGQMTGVCVKANKTCEVLAWCPVENDHNIPEPAMLMSAENYTLFIKNSVTFPIFGVSRSNLVEGIEADYISKCLHDPKDAPLCPIFRLGDIVKLSGFNFETIARVVSQLNFTQHRQGGAIGIVVDWTCNLDVDLKHCKPQYKFHGLYGNPEETDKNRASVGYNFRYAKHYLDNKVQKRTLLKVFGIRLDIIVQSLARKFDIIPTLTAIGSGVGIFGVATVLCDLVLLYLLPKREFYKNMKFKQTGTQKRDPDPDSDACSTETELRLCLCCRSDLGEDL from the exons atgaagagccaAATCACCAACACCGTCTCTGACTTCTTCTTCGAGTACGAGACGCCGCGCCAGGTGCTGGTGAGGAACAGGAAGGTGGGAGTGGTGTGCCGTCTGATCCAGCTGGTGGTCCTGGCCTACATCATTGG GTGGGTGTTCATCTACGAGAAAGGCTACCAGTCCACGGACAAAGCAGTCAGCTCCGTCTTCACCAAGATGAAAGGAGTGGGCTACACCAACATAAGCGGAAAGGAGAGGGTCTGGGATGTGGCTGACTACGTCTTCCCGCCGCAG GGAGACTCATCTTTTGTGGTGATGACAAACTACATCATAACTGAAGGTCAGGAGATGGGAAAGTGTCCAGAG CTCACAGGCAAGCACAGCTGCAGCTCTGACTCTGACTGTGAAGGAGGGAGTTTCAAACGTACGGGACATG GGCAAATGACGGGAGTGTGCGTGAAAGCCAATAAGACCTGCGAGGTGTTGGCCTGGTGCCCCGTTGAGAACGATCACAACATACCAGA ACCTGCTATGTTGATGTCTGCAGAGAACTACACACTGTTCATCAAAAATTCTGTAACCTTCCCCATATTTGGCGTCTCAAG GAGCAACCTGGTGGAGGGCATCGAGGCCGACTACATCAGCAAATGCCTCCACGATCCAAAGGACGCTCCACTGTGTCCCATATTCAGACTGGGAGACATCGTTAAACTGTCTGGCTTCAACTTCGAGACGATAGCCCGCGTGGTGAGTCAACTGAACTTTACTCAACACCGACAG GGAGGGGCCATCGGTATCGTGGTGGACTGGACATGTAACCTGGACGTGGACTTAAAACACTGCAAACCACAGTACAAGTTCCACGGTCTGTACGGAAACCCAGAGGAGACCGACAAGAACAGAGCTTCAGTGGGCTACAACTTCAG GTATGCAAAGCACTATTTGGACAACAAGGTTCAGAAGAGAACCCTTCTCAAAGTGTTTGGCATCCGGCTCGACATCATCGTACAGTCACTG GCCAGAAAGTTTGACATCATCCCAACGCTGACCGCGATAGGCTCCGGGGTCGGCATCTTTGGAGTG GCAACCGTGCTCTGTGACCTGGTGCTGCTCTATTTGCTCCCAAAAAGAGAATTTTACAAGAACATGAAGTTCAAACAAACAGGCACACAGAAACGG gacccggacccggactcGGACGCATGtagcacagagacagag CTCAGgttgtgtttgtgctgcagaAGTGACCTGGGAGAAGACCTTTGA
- the p2rx1 gene encoding P2X purinoceptor 1 isoform X4, which translates to MKSQITNTVSDFFFEYETPRQVLVRNRKVGVVCRLIQLVVLAYIIGWVFIYEKGYQSTDKAVSSVFTKMKGVGYTNISGKERVWDVADYVFPPQGDSSFVVMTNYIITEGQEMGKCPELTGKHSCSSDSDCEGGSFKRTGHGQMTGVCVKANKTCEVLAWCPVENDHNIPEPAMLMSAENYTLFIKNSVTFPIFGVSRSNLVEGIEADYISKCLHDPKDAPLCPIFRLGDIVKLSGFNFETIARVVSQLNFTQHRQGGAIGIVVDWTCNLDVDLKHCKPQYKFHGLYGNPEETDKNRASVGYNFRYAKHYLDNKVQKRTLLKVFGIRLDIIVQSLARKFDIIPTLTAIGSGVGIFGVATVLCDLVLLYLLPKREFYKNMKFKQTGTQKRDPDPDSDACSTETEVPK; encoded by the exons atgaagagccaAATCACCAACACCGTCTCTGACTTCTTCTTCGAGTACGAGACGCCGCGCCAGGTGCTGGTGAGGAACAGGAAGGTGGGAGTGGTGTGCCGTCTGATCCAGCTGGTGGTCCTGGCCTACATCATTGG GTGGGTGTTCATCTACGAGAAAGGCTACCAGTCCACGGACAAAGCAGTCAGCTCCGTCTTCACCAAGATGAAAGGAGTGGGCTACACCAACATAAGCGGAAAGGAGAGGGTCTGGGATGTGGCTGACTACGTCTTCCCGCCGCAG GGAGACTCATCTTTTGTGGTGATGACAAACTACATCATAACTGAAGGTCAGGAGATGGGAAAGTGTCCAGAG CTCACAGGCAAGCACAGCTGCAGCTCTGACTCTGACTGTGAAGGAGGGAGTTTCAAACGTACGGGACATG GGCAAATGACGGGAGTGTGCGTGAAAGCCAATAAGACCTGCGAGGTGTTGGCCTGGTGCCCCGTTGAGAACGATCACAACATACCAGA ACCTGCTATGTTGATGTCTGCAGAGAACTACACACTGTTCATCAAAAATTCTGTAACCTTCCCCATATTTGGCGTCTCAAG GAGCAACCTGGTGGAGGGCATCGAGGCCGACTACATCAGCAAATGCCTCCACGATCCAAAGGACGCTCCACTGTGTCCCATATTCAGACTGGGAGACATCGTTAAACTGTCTGGCTTCAACTTCGAGACGATAGCCCGCGTGGTGAGTCAACTGAACTTTACTCAACACCGACAG GGAGGGGCCATCGGTATCGTGGTGGACTGGACATGTAACCTGGACGTGGACTTAAAACACTGCAAACCACAGTACAAGTTCCACGGTCTGTACGGAAACCCAGAGGAGACCGACAAGAACAGAGCTTCAGTGGGCTACAACTTCAG GTATGCAAAGCACTATTTGGACAACAAGGTTCAGAAGAGAACCCTTCTCAAAGTGTTTGGCATCCGGCTCGACATCATCGTACAGTCACTG GCCAGAAAGTTTGACATCATCCCAACGCTGACCGCGATAGGCTCCGGGGTCGGCATCTTTGGAGTG GCAACCGTGCTCTGTGACCTGGTGCTGCTCTATTTGCTCCCAAAAAGAGAATTTTACAAGAACATGAAGTTCAAACAAACAGGCACACAGAAACGG gacccggacccggactcGGACGCATGtagcacagagacagaggtaccG aAGTGA
- the p2rx1 gene encoding P2X purinoceptor 1 isoform X2 — MKSQITNTVSDFFFEYETPRQVLVRNRKVGVVCRLIQLVVLAYIIGWVFIYEKGYQSTDKAVSSVFTKMKGVGYTNISGKERVWDVADYVFPPQGDSSFVVMTNYIITEGQEMGKCPELTGKHSCSSDSDCEGGSFKRQMTGVCVKANKTCEVLAWCPVENDHNIPEPAMLMSAENYTLFIKNSVTFPIFGVSRSNLVEGIEADYISKCLHDPKDAPLCPIFRLGDIVKLSGFNFETIARVVSQLNFTQHRQGGAIGIVVDWTCNLDVDLKHCKPQYKFHGLYGNPEETDKNRASVGYNFRYAKHYLDNKVQKRTLLKVFGIRLDIIVQSLARKFDIIPTLTAIGSGVGIFGVATVLCDLVLLYLLPKREFYKNMKFKQTGTQKRDPDPDSDACSTETELRLCLCCRSDLGEDL; from the exons atgaagagccaAATCACCAACACCGTCTCTGACTTCTTCTTCGAGTACGAGACGCCGCGCCAGGTGCTGGTGAGGAACAGGAAGGTGGGAGTGGTGTGCCGTCTGATCCAGCTGGTGGTCCTGGCCTACATCATTGG GTGGGTGTTCATCTACGAGAAAGGCTACCAGTCCACGGACAAAGCAGTCAGCTCCGTCTTCACCAAGATGAAAGGAGTGGGCTACACCAACATAAGCGGAAAGGAGAGGGTCTGGGATGTGGCTGACTACGTCTTCCCGCCGCAG GGAGACTCATCTTTTGTGGTGATGACAAACTACATCATAACTGAAGGTCAGGAGATGGGAAAGTGTCCAGAG CTCACAGGCAAGCACAGCTGCAGCTCTGACTCTGACTGTGAAGGAGGGAGTTTCAAAC GGCAAATGACGGGAGTGTGCGTGAAAGCCAATAAGACCTGCGAGGTGTTGGCCTGGTGCCCCGTTGAGAACGATCACAACATACCAGA ACCTGCTATGTTGATGTCTGCAGAGAACTACACACTGTTCATCAAAAATTCTGTAACCTTCCCCATATTTGGCGTCTCAAG GAGCAACCTGGTGGAGGGCATCGAGGCCGACTACATCAGCAAATGCCTCCACGATCCAAAGGACGCTCCACTGTGTCCCATATTCAGACTGGGAGACATCGTTAAACTGTCTGGCTTCAACTTCGAGACGATAGCCCGCGTGGTGAGTCAACTGAACTTTACTCAACACCGACAG GGAGGGGCCATCGGTATCGTGGTGGACTGGACATGTAACCTGGACGTGGACTTAAAACACTGCAAACCACAGTACAAGTTCCACGGTCTGTACGGAAACCCAGAGGAGACCGACAAGAACAGAGCTTCAGTGGGCTACAACTTCAG GTATGCAAAGCACTATTTGGACAACAAGGTTCAGAAGAGAACCCTTCTCAAAGTGTTTGGCATCCGGCTCGACATCATCGTACAGTCACTG GCCAGAAAGTTTGACATCATCCCAACGCTGACCGCGATAGGCTCCGGGGTCGGCATCTTTGGAGTG GCAACCGTGCTCTGTGACCTGGTGCTGCTCTATTTGCTCCCAAAAAGAGAATTTTACAAGAACATGAAGTTCAAACAAACAGGCACACAGAAACGG gacccggacccggactcGGACGCATGtagcacagagacagag CTCAGgttgtgtttgtgctgcagaAGTGACCTGGGAGAAGACCTTTGA
- the p2rx1 gene encoding P2X purinoceptor 1 isoform X3, with protein sequence MKSQITNTVSDFFFEYETPRQVLVRNRKVGVVCRLIQLVVLAYIIGWVFIYEKGYQSTDKAVSSVFTKMKGVGYTNISGKERVWDVADYVFPPQGDSSFVVMTNYIITEGQEMGKCPELTGKHSCSSDSDCEGGSFKRTGHGQMTGVCVKANKTCEVLAWCPVENDHNIPEPAMLMSAENYTLFIKNSVTFPIFGVSRSNLVEGIEADYISKCLHDPKDAPLCPIFRLGDIVKLSGFNFETIARVGGAIGIVVDWTCNLDVDLKHCKPQYKFHGLYGNPEETDKNRASVGYNFRYAKHYLDNKVQKRTLLKVFGIRLDIIVQSLARKFDIIPTLTAIGSGVGIFGVATVLCDLVLLYLLPKREFYKNMKFKQTGTQKRDPDPDSDACSTETELRLCLCCRSDLGEDL encoded by the exons atgaagagccaAATCACCAACACCGTCTCTGACTTCTTCTTCGAGTACGAGACGCCGCGCCAGGTGCTGGTGAGGAACAGGAAGGTGGGAGTGGTGTGCCGTCTGATCCAGCTGGTGGTCCTGGCCTACATCATTGG GTGGGTGTTCATCTACGAGAAAGGCTACCAGTCCACGGACAAAGCAGTCAGCTCCGTCTTCACCAAGATGAAAGGAGTGGGCTACACCAACATAAGCGGAAAGGAGAGGGTCTGGGATGTGGCTGACTACGTCTTCCCGCCGCAG GGAGACTCATCTTTTGTGGTGATGACAAACTACATCATAACTGAAGGTCAGGAGATGGGAAAGTGTCCAGAG CTCACAGGCAAGCACAGCTGCAGCTCTGACTCTGACTGTGAAGGAGGGAGTTTCAAACGTACGGGACATG GGCAAATGACGGGAGTGTGCGTGAAAGCCAATAAGACCTGCGAGGTGTTGGCCTGGTGCCCCGTTGAGAACGATCACAACATACCAGA ACCTGCTATGTTGATGTCTGCAGAGAACTACACACTGTTCATCAAAAATTCTGTAACCTTCCCCATATTTGGCGTCTCAAG GAGCAACCTGGTGGAGGGCATCGAGGCCGACTACATCAGCAAATGCCTCCACGATCCAAAGGACGCTCCACTGTGTCCCATATTCAGACTGGGAGACATCGTTAAACTGTCTGGCTTCAACTTCGAGACGATAGCCCGCGTG GGAGGGGCCATCGGTATCGTGGTGGACTGGACATGTAACCTGGACGTGGACTTAAAACACTGCAAACCACAGTACAAGTTCCACGGTCTGTACGGAAACCCAGAGGAGACCGACAAGAACAGAGCTTCAGTGGGCTACAACTTCAG GTATGCAAAGCACTATTTGGACAACAAGGTTCAGAAGAGAACCCTTCTCAAAGTGTTTGGCATCCGGCTCGACATCATCGTACAGTCACTG GCCAGAAAGTTTGACATCATCCCAACGCTGACCGCGATAGGCTCCGGGGTCGGCATCTTTGGAGTG GCAACCGTGCTCTGTGACCTGGTGCTGCTCTATTTGCTCCCAAAAAGAGAATTTTACAAGAACATGAAGTTCAAACAAACAGGCACACAGAAACGG gacccggacccggactcGGACGCATGtagcacagagacagag CTCAGgttgtgtttgtgctgcagaAGTGACCTGGGAGAAGACCTTTGA
- the p2rx1 gene encoding P2X purinoceptor 1 isoform X5, with the protein MKSQITNTVSDFFFEYETPRQVLVRNRKVGVVCRLIQLVVLAYIIGWVFIYEKGYQSTDKAVSSVFTKMKGVGYTNISGKERVWDVADYVFPPQGDSSFVVMTNYIITEGQEMGKCPELTGKHSCSSDSDCEGGSFKRTGHGQMTGVCVKANKTCEVLAWCPVENDHNIPEPAMLMSAENYTLFIKNSVTFPIFGVSRSNLVEGIEADYISKCLHDPKDAPLCPIFRLGDIVKLSGFNFETIARVVSQLNFTQHRQGGAIGIVVDWTCNLDVDLKHCKPQYKFHGLYGNPEETDKNRASVGYNFRYAKHYLDNKVQKRTLLKVFGIRLDIIVQSLARKFDIIPTLTAIGSGVGIFGVATVLCDLVLLYLLPKREFYKNMKFKQTGTQKRDPDPDSDACSTETEK; encoded by the exons atgaagagccaAATCACCAACACCGTCTCTGACTTCTTCTTCGAGTACGAGACGCCGCGCCAGGTGCTGGTGAGGAACAGGAAGGTGGGAGTGGTGTGCCGTCTGATCCAGCTGGTGGTCCTGGCCTACATCATTGG GTGGGTGTTCATCTACGAGAAAGGCTACCAGTCCACGGACAAAGCAGTCAGCTCCGTCTTCACCAAGATGAAAGGAGTGGGCTACACCAACATAAGCGGAAAGGAGAGGGTCTGGGATGTGGCTGACTACGTCTTCCCGCCGCAG GGAGACTCATCTTTTGTGGTGATGACAAACTACATCATAACTGAAGGTCAGGAGATGGGAAAGTGTCCAGAG CTCACAGGCAAGCACAGCTGCAGCTCTGACTCTGACTGTGAAGGAGGGAGTTTCAAACGTACGGGACATG GGCAAATGACGGGAGTGTGCGTGAAAGCCAATAAGACCTGCGAGGTGTTGGCCTGGTGCCCCGTTGAGAACGATCACAACATACCAGA ACCTGCTATGTTGATGTCTGCAGAGAACTACACACTGTTCATCAAAAATTCTGTAACCTTCCCCATATTTGGCGTCTCAAG GAGCAACCTGGTGGAGGGCATCGAGGCCGACTACATCAGCAAATGCCTCCACGATCCAAAGGACGCTCCACTGTGTCCCATATTCAGACTGGGAGACATCGTTAAACTGTCTGGCTTCAACTTCGAGACGATAGCCCGCGTGGTGAGTCAACTGAACTTTACTCAACACCGACAG GGAGGGGCCATCGGTATCGTGGTGGACTGGACATGTAACCTGGACGTGGACTTAAAACACTGCAAACCACAGTACAAGTTCCACGGTCTGTACGGAAACCCAGAGGAGACCGACAAGAACAGAGCTTCAGTGGGCTACAACTTCAG GTATGCAAAGCACTATTTGGACAACAAGGTTCAGAAGAGAACCCTTCTCAAAGTGTTTGGCATCCGGCTCGACATCATCGTACAGTCACTG GCCAGAAAGTTTGACATCATCCCAACGCTGACCGCGATAGGCTCCGGGGTCGGCATCTTTGGAGTG GCAACCGTGCTCTGTGACCTGGTGCTGCTCTATTTGCTCCCAAAAAGAGAATTTTACAAGAACATGAAGTTCAAACAAACAGGCACACAGAAACGG gacccggacccggactcGGACGCATGtagcacagagacagag aAGTGA
- the p2rx1 gene encoding P2X purinoceptor 1 isoform X6, whose product MKGVGYTNISGKERVWDVADYVFPPQGDSSFVVMTNYIITEGQEMGKCPELTGKHSCSSDSDCEGGSFKRTGHGQMTGVCVKANKTCEVLAWCPVENDHNIPEPAMLMSAENYTLFIKNSVTFPIFGVSRSNLVEGIEADYISKCLHDPKDAPLCPIFRLGDIVKLSGFNFETIARVVSQLNFTQHRQGGAIGIVVDWTCNLDVDLKHCKPQYKFHGLYGNPEETDKNRASVGYNFRYAKHYLDNKVQKRTLLKVFGIRLDIIVQSLARKFDIIPTLTAIGSGVGIFGVATVLCDLVLLYLLPKREFYKNMKFKQTGTQKRDPDPDSDACSTETELRLCLCCRSDLGEDL is encoded by the exons ATGAAAGGAGTGGGCTACACCAACATAAGCGGAAAGGAGAGGGTCTGGGATGTGGCTGACTACGTCTTCCCGCCGCAG GGAGACTCATCTTTTGTGGTGATGACAAACTACATCATAACTGAAGGTCAGGAGATGGGAAAGTGTCCAGAG CTCACAGGCAAGCACAGCTGCAGCTCTGACTCTGACTGTGAAGGAGGGAGTTTCAAACGTACGGGACATG GGCAAATGACGGGAGTGTGCGTGAAAGCCAATAAGACCTGCGAGGTGTTGGCCTGGTGCCCCGTTGAGAACGATCACAACATACCAGA ACCTGCTATGTTGATGTCTGCAGAGAACTACACACTGTTCATCAAAAATTCTGTAACCTTCCCCATATTTGGCGTCTCAAG GAGCAACCTGGTGGAGGGCATCGAGGCCGACTACATCAGCAAATGCCTCCACGATCCAAAGGACGCTCCACTGTGTCCCATATTCAGACTGGGAGACATCGTTAAACTGTCTGGCTTCAACTTCGAGACGATAGCCCGCGTGGTGAGTCAACTGAACTTTACTCAACACCGACAG GGAGGGGCCATCGGTATCGTGGTGGACTGGACATGTAACCTGGACGTGGACTTAAAACACTGCAAACCACAGTACAAGTTCCACGGTCTGTACGGAAACCCAGAGGAGACCGACAAGAACAGAGCTTCAGTGGGCTACAACTTCAG GTATGCAAAGCACTATTTGGACAACAAGGTTCAGAAGAGAACCCTTCTCAAAGTGTTTGGCATCCGGCTCGACATCATCGTACAGTCACTG GCCAGAAAGTTTGACATCATCCCAACGCTGACCGCGATAGGCTCCGGGGTCGGCATCTTTGGAGTG GCAACCGTGCTCTGTGACCTGGTGCTGCTCTATTTGCTCCCAAAAAGAGAATTTTACAAGAACATGAAGTTCAAACAAACAGGCACACAGAAACGG gacccggacccggactcGGACGCATGtagcacagagacagag CTCAGgttgtgtttgtgctgcagaAGTGACCTGGGAGAAGACCTTTGA